AGCATGCGTTTCCTTCTCAGTAGTATTTTATCGTTTTCAGTAATTATGTGCTTCGCACAATCTTCAACTGAATACACGGAAGATAATTATATAGCAAAGTATAAAGAGGATGCTATCAGAGAAATGCATAGAAGTGGAGTTCCTGCTAGTATCACATTAGCACAAGGGATATTGGAATCGGCAAAAGGTGGAAGCCCATTAGCAAAAAATGCAAAGAATCATTTCGGAATTAAGTGCCATACTGTATGGGAAGGACCAACTTACTATCAGGATGATGACATTGCAGATGAGTGCTTTAGGAAGTATAGCACGGTTCTAGATTCATATAAAGATCATTCTGATTTTTTAAGAACAAGGTCGCGTTATGATTTTCTATTCGAGTTAGAAGCAAAAGATTACAAAGCGTGGGCAAGGGGCCTTAAGAAAGCAGGGTACGCTACAGATCCTAAGTACCCAGTTCGATTAATTAAAATTATTGAGGAAAATAGTTTGTATCGTTTTGACAATGTAGAGCAGGTGGCTGAAGTAAAAAAAAAAGAGAGCCAGAGATCAATACATCCTCTAAGGGAGGAAATCATCACACAAGTAGAGGAGCAAATCGTAGATCTAAAATAG
The Flavobacteriales bacterium DNA segment above includes these coding regions:
- a CDS encoding glucosaminidase domain-containing protein, with the protein product MRFLLSSILSFSVIMCFAQSSTEYTEDNYIAKYKEDAIREMHRSGVPASITLAQGILESAKGGSPLAKNAKNHFGIKCHTVWEGPTYYQDDDIADECFRKYSTVLDSYKDHSDFLRTRSRYDFLFELEAKDYKAWARGLKKAGYATDPKYPVRLIKIIEENSLYRFDNVEQVAEVKKKESQRSIHPLREEIITQVEEQIVDLK